Proteins encoded by one window of Nocardia goodfellowii:
- a CDS encoding vWA domain-containing protein — protein MAQRGKKPGKIDPWQEAVRAGWAEAHAHLAFRHLPASLFVLDEHTPHEVWARIADGSVAYHPKRRAEAAEWAWVFAHCLLHAGFGHLDPRTTVPANIIGAQDAARRTGSPAEPHPAYRAACCAVVDQYLATMKIGRRPLDYPAGPPVSDEHETAVRWRESAVPAAYQRGDRPDFLLSGAEAAKRADYPARFAAGLGDAARAALDTAGGQHTKAGLRPKDPWDKALGWFVSSFPLLGALAAGMRVVAEVDVARGWNISIAAVNAEAGEIYINPLAGFDTEQWRFILAHEMLHAALRHGERTNWRDPYLFNIACDYVVNGWLVEMNVGVMPEGLLYDPALKGCSAEEVYDRIATDMRRLRKLATLRGRGLGDVLGEPLPHRGSVGRYLDLDEYYRNALVTGLAYHQTSGRGYVPAGLEQAIRALDHPPLPWDAALARWFDEHIPAVDKKRSYARASRRQAATPDIPRPAWVRPEENVRLPTFGVVLDTSGSMDTQLLGKALGAIASYATARDVPRARVVYCDAAAYDAGYLPVDDIARGARIRGRGGTVLQPGIRLLERADDFPADGPILIITDAECDVLRVRREHAYLIPAGASLPFHPRGPVFRLR, from the coding sequence ATGGCGCAGCGCGGAAAGAAGCCCGGCAAGATCGATCCGTGGCAGGAGGCAGTGCGCGCGGGTTGGGCGGAAGCACATGCGCACCTGGCGTTCCGGCACCTGCCGGCGTCGCTGTTCGTGCTCGATGAACACACGCCGCACGAGGTGTGGGCACGGATAGCGGACGGCAGCGTGGCCTACCATCCGAAACGACGCGCGGAAGCGGCGGAATGGGCGTGGGTGTTCGCACACTGTCTGCTGCACGCCGGGTTCGGTCATCTGGATCCGCGCACCACTGTGCCCGCCAACATCATCGGCGCGCAGGATGCTGCGCGCCGTACGGGCAGCCCGGCCGAACCGCATCCGGCTTACCGGGCGGCCTGCTGTGCTGTGGTCGACCAGTATCTCGCCACGATGAAAATCGGTCGCAGACCACTGGATTACCCTGCGGGACCGCCCGTTTCCGACGAGCACGAGACAGCGGTCCGCTGGCGCGAATCCGCCGTGCCCGCCGCCTATCAGCGCGGCGATCGGCCGGACTTCCTCCTCAGCGGCGCCGAAGCCGCCAAGCGGGCCGACTATCCGGCCCGGTTCGCCGCCGGCCTCGGTGACGCGGCCCGCGCCGCCCTGGACACCGCGGGCGGTCAGCACACGAAAGCTGGTCTGCGCCCGAAGGATCCGTGGGACAAGGCACTGGGCTGGTTCGTGTCCTCGTTCCCGCTCCTCGGTGCACTGGCCGCCGGGATGCGGGTCGTCGCCGAGGTGGATGTGGCTCGGGGCTGGAATATCTCGATCGCCGCCGTCAACGCCGAAGCGGGGGAGATCTATATCAATCCGCTCGCCGGTTTCGACACCGAGCAATGGCGGTTCATCCTCGCCCACGAAATGTTGCATGCCGCACTGCGACACGGCGAGCGGACGAATTGGCGTGATCCCTATCTGTTCAATATCGCTTGCGACTACGTGGTCAACGGGTGGCTGGTGGAGATGAATGTCGGTGTGATGCCCGAGGGCCTGCTCTACGACCCAGCCCTGAAAGGCTGCTCGGCCGAAGAGGTCTACGACCGGATCGCCACCGATATGCGGCGCTTGCGCAAACTCGCGACGCTGCGTGGCCGTGGCCTCGGGGACGTGCTCGGCGAACCCTTGCCGCACCGCGGCAGCGTCGGCCGCTACCTCGATCTCGACGAGTACTACCGCAACGCCCTCGTCACCGGACTCGCCTACCACCAGACCAGCGGCCGCGGCTACGTGCCGGCCGGCTTGGAGCAGGCGATCCGGGCCCTCGATCATCCGCCGCTGCCCTGGGACGCCGCGCTGGCCCGCTGGTTCGACGAACACATCCCCGCCGTCGACAAGAAACGCAGCTATGCCCGCGCCTCCCGCCGCCAAGCCGCCACCCCGGACATTCCGCGCCCGGCCTGGGTGCGCCCGGAGGAGAACGTGCGGCTGCCCACCTTCGGTGTCGTGCTCGACACCTCCGGTTCGATGGATACCCAGCTCCTCGGAAAGGCTCTGGGGGCCATCGCGTCCTACGCCACCGCCCGTGACGTCCCGCGCGCTCGTGTGGTCTATTGCGACGCCGCCGCCTACGACGCCGGATACCTTCCGGTGGACGATATCGCCCGAGGCGCGCGCATCCGTGGCCGCGGCGGGACGGTGCTCCAACCCGGTATCCGCCTGCTCGAACGTGCCGACGACTTCCCGGCCGACGGGCCCATCCTGATCATCACCGACGCCGAGTGCGACGTCCTGCGTGTTCGCCGCGAACACGCCTATCTCATCCCCGCCGGAGCCTCACTCCCGTTCCACCCGCGCGGGCCGGTCTTCCGCCTCCGCTGA
- a CDS encoding DUF5134 domain-containing protein: protein MTRFVQDYAVLRWSVVAAFLAAAVIVVGRLAAPLRHPASARSAGDLLDDRGFGNERVVVRGGSGSPAEMGSHSGGRHGGADCGSAQRDWDAASVFGSDGWAGAAQHESDAAHLLMCLVMLTMLVFPSSANPEALRGVLIAMTVVFAALLVSRMTEGRRGSRAQRVALGYHLFAAAAMWYAMSGHSAAGHTGPVPAVASGLAALFLIDALAVVATGGRQWLGHPGGPVLSAALVPHVVMDLGTAYMLAAAVIT, encoded by the coding sequence GTGACTCGATTCGTGCAGGACTACGCCGTGTTGCGGTGGTCGGTTGTCGCGGCGTTCCTGGCAGCCGCGGTGATCGTGGTCGGGCGATTGGCGGCTCCCCTCCGGCATCCGGCGAGTGCGCGATCGGCGGGAGATCTCCTGGATGACAGGGGATTCGGAAATGAGCGCGTCGTAGTGCGGGGCGGGTCGGGCTCGCCGGCTGAAATGGGGTCCCACTCGGGCGGGCGGCACGGTGGTGCCGATTGTGGGTCCGCGCAACGGGATTGGGATGCGGCCTCCGTGTTCGGTTCGGACGGCTGGGCGGGCGCGGCGCAGCACGAATCCGATGCGGCGCACCTGCTCATGTGCCTGGTGATGCTGACGATGCTGGTATTTCCGTCGAGTGCGAATCCGGAGGCGTTGCGCGGCGTGCTGATCGCCATGACCGTCGTGTTCGCGGCATTGCTCGTGAGCCGGATGACAGAGGGGCGCCGCGGTTCCCGTGCTCAGCGGGTGGCGCTCGGATATCACCTGTTTGCCGCCGCGGCCATGTGGTACGCGATGTCCGGTCATTCCGCGGCCGGGCATACCGGGCCGGTGCCGGCGGTGGCGTCCGGGCTCGCGGCGTTGTTCCTGATCGATGCTCTCGCGGTGGTCGCTACCGGCGGCCGGCAATGGCTCGGCCATCCCGGCGGGCCGGTGCTGTCCGCGGCGCTGGTGCCGCATGTGGTGATGGACCTGGGTACCGCCTATATGTTGGCCGCCGCGGTGATCACGTGA
- a CDS encoding phage holin family protein, with product MTETQSVPPTERRSVAELVNDATEQLSRLIRDEIQLAKLELQSKGKRVGRGAGLAGAGAVLAFYGGAALIAAIICALAIPLDAWAAALIVGAVLLIAGAVLALLGKKDVQQAVPPVPEEAVAGVKRDIESIKDGSKR from the coding sequence ATGACGGAGACACAAAGTGTGCCACCGACCGAACGGCGGTCGGTTGCCGAACTGGTCAACGATGCCACCGAACAGCTGAGCCGGTTGATCCGCGACGAAATCCAGCTGGCCAAGCTCGAGCTGCAAAGCAAAGGGAAACGCGTCGGGCGGGGCGCGGGACTGGCGGGGGCCGGAGCCGTGCTCGCCTTCTACGGTGGCGCCGCGCTGATCGCGGCGATCATCTGCGCGCTGGCGATCCCGTTGGACGCATGGGCTGCCGCGTTGATCGTCGGCGCGGTGCTGCTGATCGCCGGCGCCGTGCTCGCCTTGCTGGGCAAGAAGGACGTCCAGCAGGCGGTGCCGCCGGTGCCCGAGGAAGCGGTGGCGGGCGTGAAACGCGATATCGAAAGTATCAAGGACGGGAGCAAGCGATGA
- a CDS encoding DUF3618 domain-containing protein: MNDKRPHPSEAETTPAQPVVSVPADAETVRADRDQAREELGQTVSELTDKLDVKANAQRKAAEVKDNARDKAVETKEAARAKAAEAKTTAQVKAAEAKTTAQVKAAETKDVAAQKAAEAAEATRAKAAEAKEAARQQAAQARVAVEEKTEQAKAQVRQLTEKAEAAAPEPVVERGKQAADFARRRPAAPVTAAAILTALIVWLILRRKQQR; the protein is encoded by the coding sequence ATGAACGACAAACGGCCGCACCCCAGCGAAGCCGAGACCACCCCGGCGCAGCCGGTCGTCAGCGTCCCCGCGGACGCCGAAACGGTCCGTGCCGACCGTGACCAGGCGCGCGAGGAGCTGGGCCAGACCGTTTCCGAGCTCACCGACAAACTCGACGTGAAGGCCAACGCCCAGCGCAAGGCCGCCGAGGTGAAGGACAACGCGCGCGACAAGGCCGTCGAAACCAAGGAGGCCGCGCGCGCCAAGGCCGCCGAGGCGAAGACCACGGCACAGGTGAAGGCCGCCGAGGCGAAGACCACCGCCCAGGTGAAAGCCGCCGAAACCAAGGACGTGGCCGCCCAGAAGGCGGCCGAGGCCGCCGAAGCGACACGCGCGAAGGCAGCTGAGGCCAAGGAGGCCGCGCGCCAGCAAGCCGCCCAGGCGCGGGTCGCGGTGGAGGAGAAGACCGAACAGGCCAAGGCTCAGGTGCGTCAGCTCACCGAGAAGGCCGAAGCCGCCGCACCGGAACCGGTCGTGGAACGCGGCAAGCAGGCCGCCGACTTTGCCCGCCGCCGGCCGGCGGCCCCGGTTACCGCGGCCGCCATCCTGACCGCCCTTATCGTCTGGCTGATCCTGCGCCGCAAGCAGCAGCGCTGA
- a CDS encoding PhzF family phenazine biosynthesis protein, giving the protein MGVRVEVVRVFTDSTGRFGNELGLARAAEVADADRQALAAKAGYSETVFLEDPVDEVATVRIFTPAVELPFAGHPSVGTAWWFAQQGTPVRALDVPAGAVAVDYADTLTWVTARGEWAPDFTFHEVGDADELAALRPEDYAVGQHYFWTWTNEHRGHLRSRMFAPAMGIAEDEATGAAAVAITARLRRGLAITQGAGSHIFTEWDSDGWVRLGGRVVSETVVDL; this is encoded by the coding sequence ATGGGCGTGCGGGTCGAGGTCGTGCGGGTGTTCACCGATTCGACGGGACGATTCGGCAACGAGCTCGGTCTGGCCCGAGCGGCCGAGGTCGCCGACGCGGACCGGCAGGCGCTGGCGGCCAAGGCCGGCTACAGCGAGACCGTATTCCTCGAGGACCCGGTCGACGAGGTCGCCACGGTGCGAATCTTCACCCCCGCTGTCGAACTTCCGTTCGCGGGCCATCCGTCGGTGGGCACCGCGTGGTGGTTCGCCCAGCAGGGGACACCGGTGCGGGCGTTGGACGTGCCCGCCGGAGCCGTCGCGGTCGACTATGCCGACACGCTGACCTGGGTCACTGCCCGAGGCGAATGGGCGCCCGATTTCACCTTCCATGAGGTCGGTGACGCCGACGAGCTGGCGGCGCTGCGCCCCGAGGACTATGCCGTCGGCCAGCATTACTTCTGGACCTGGACCAACGAGCACCGCGGCCATCTGCGATCGCGGATGTTCGCACCCGCTATGGGCATCGCGGAGGACGAGGCCACCGGCGCGGCCGCGGTCGCGATCACCGCTCGGCTGCGCCGGGGCCTCGCCATCACTCAGGGTGCTGGTTCACACATCTTCACCGAGTGGGACTCCGACGGCTGGGTTCGCCTGGGCGGGCGCGTCGTCTCCGAAACCGTCGTCGACCTCTAG
- a CDS encoding carboxymuconolactone decarboxylase family protein — MSIENLKNSLPEYAKDLKLNLSSISRTTVLNEQQLWGTLLASAAATRSASTLREIAEEAADTLSAEAYNAALGAASIMGMNNVFYRGKAFLDGRYDDLRAGLRMNIIGNPGVDKADFELWSFAVSSINGCAHCLEAHEKTLREAGVAREVIFESLRVAAIVAGVGQAVESTETLAVATV; from the coding sequence ATGAGCATTGAGAACCTGAAGAACTCCCTCCCCGAGTACGCCAAGGACCTCAAGCTCAATCTGTCCTCGATCAGCCGCACCACCGTGCTGAACGAGCAGCAGCTGTGGGGCACCCTGCTCGCTTCGGCGGCCGCGACCCGGTCGGCGAGCACGCTGCGTGAGATCGCCGAGGAAGCCGCCGACACCCTGTCGGCGGAGGCGTACAACGCCGCGCTCGGCGCTGCCTCGATCATGGGCATGAACAATGTCTTCTACCGCGGCAAGGCATTTCTGGACGGCCGCTACGACGACCTGCGCGCGGGCCTGCGGATGAACATCATCGGCAACCCGGGCGTCGACAAGGCCGATTTCGAATTGTGGTCGTTCGCCGTGTCCTCGATCAACGGGTGCGCGCACTGCCTGGAGGCGCACGAGAAGACGCTGCGCGAGGCGGGCGTCGCACGCGAGGTGATCTTCGAATCGCTGCGCGTGGCCGCGATCGTCGCCGGTGTCGGTCAGGCGGTGGAGTCCACCGAGACCCTGGCCGTGGCGACGGTGTAG
- a CDS encoding peroxiredoxin, with product MALLTIGDQFPAYNLTAVIGGDLSKVDAQQPDDYFTQITSDDHAGKWRIVFFWPKDFTFVCPTEIAAFGKLNEEFEDRDAQVLGASVDNEFVHFQWRAQHEDLKTLPFPMLSDLKRELAAACGVLNSDGVADRATFIIDPDNEIQFVSVTAGSVGRNVDEVLRVLDALQSDELCACNWKKGDPTINAGELMTAGV from the coding sequence ATGGCTTTGCTGACCATTGGCGACCAGTTCCCGGCATACAACCTCACCGCGGTTATCGGCGGTGACCTGTCGAAGGTCGACGCTCAGCAGCCTGACGACTACTTCACCCAGATCACCTCCGACGACCACGCCGGTAAGTGGCGCATCGTCTTCTTCTGGCCGAAGGACTTCACCTTCGTGTGCCCCACCGAGATCGCCGCGTTCGGCAAGCTGAACGAGGAGTTCGAGGACCGCGACGCGCAGGTTTTGGGCGCCTCGGTGGACAACGAGTTCGTGCACTTCCAGTGGCGCGCCCAGCACGAGGATCTCAAGACGCTGCCCTTCCCGATGCTCTCGGATCTCAAGCGGGAACTCGCCGCCGCCTGTGGCGTGCTGAACAGCGACGGTGTCGCCGACCGCGCCACCTTCATCATCGACCCGGACAACGAGATCCAGTTCGTCTCGGTGACCGCCGGTTCGGTCGGCCGCAACGTCGACGAGGTGCTGCGGGTGCTCGACGCGCTGCAGTCCGACGAGCTGTGCGCCTGCAACTGGAAGAAGGGCGACCCGACGATCAACGCCGGTGAGCTCATGACGGCCGGCGTCTGA
- a CDS encoding hydrogen peroxide-inducible genes activator gives MTDQTYQPTLSQLRAFVAVAEYRHFGTAAARLGVSQPTLSQALAALENGLGLQLIERSTRRVLVTADGTRLLPQAMATLEAADRFVASATGDGLGGTLRMGIIPTVAPYVLPTLLPELRRRVPTLAPQVIEDQTARLLDGLRTGVLDVALLALPTGAPGLIEIPLYTEEFVLVTARGHELAGREDIAASTLDTLPLLLLDEGHCLRDQTLEFCRSSDTHPGSVGDTRAASLTTVVQCVAGGLGVTLIPEMAVPAETARGTLDTARFADPAPGRTLGLAFRASTARTEDYAQLAEIIRDQRP, from the coding sequence GTGACTGATCAGACTTATCAGCCCACACTGTCACAGCTGCGTGCGTTCGTAGCTGTCGCGGAGTATCGCCATTTCGGCACCGCGGCCGCCCGGCTCGGTGTGAGCCAACCCACGTTATCGCAGGCATTGGCCGCGCTCGAAAACGGACTGGGCCTGCAGCTGATCGAGCGCAGCACCCGCCGCGTGCTCGTCACCGCGGACGGCACCCGTCTGCTGCCGCAAGCGATGGCGACACTGGAGGCCGCGGACCGATTTGTCGCCTCCGCCACCGGAGATGGGCTCGGCGGGACCCTGCGCATGGGCATCATTCCGACTGTCGCACCCTACGTGCTGCCGACATTGCTGCCGGAGTTGCGGCGGCGGGTGCCGACCCTGGCGCCGCAGGTCATCGAGGACCAAACCGCCCGGCTGCTGGACGGATTGCGCACCGGAGTGCTGGACGTCGCGTTGCTCGCGCTGCCCACCGGCGCTCCCGGCCTCATCGAAATCCCTTTGTACACCGAGGAATTCGTTCTGGTGACAGCTCGCGGACATGAATTGGCGGGACGCGAGGACATCGCCGCGTCGACACTGGACACGCTGCCGCTGTTGCTCCTCGACGAGGGCCACTGCCTGCGTGACCAGACGCTGGAGTTCTGCCGTTCGAGCGACACACACCCGGGCTCGGTCGGCGATACCCGCGCGGCCTCGCTGACGACCGTAGTCCAGTGTGTCGCAGGGGGATTGGGGGTAACACTGATTCCGGAAATGGCCGTCCCCGCGGAGACGGCTCGCGGCACCCTGGACACCGCGCGCTTCGCCGACCCCGCCCCCGGCCGCACCCTCGGTCTCGCATTCCGCGCGTCGACCGCGCGCACCGAGGACTATGCGCAACTCGCGGAAATCATTCGCGACCAACGCCCCTGA
- a CDS encoding gamma-glutamylcyclotransferase family protein codes for MGRRLDRLRGDGDVLFVYGTLRFPEVLTALLGRCPELVPAGLPGWRVAALPDRVYPGLVREAGGLARGMLLYGLDPAEWLVLDRFEDDEYDLCPVILDAGTAWTYVWTAAALPEEWYAADFAATHLAAFLPRCAQWRRVE; via the coding sequence ATGGGCCGACGATTGGATCGGTTGCGCGGCGACGGTGACGTGCTGTTCGTCTATGGGACGCTGCGATTTCCGGAGGTCCTGACGGCGTTGCTCGGTCGCTGTCCCGAGTTGGTGCCCGCCGGACTGCCGGGCTGGCGGGTGGCGGCGCTGCCGGATCGGGTGTATCCGGGTCTGGTTCGCGAAGCGGGCGGGCTGGCGCGTGGGATGCTGCTCTACGGGCTCGATCCAGCGGAATGGCTGGTCCTCGACAGGTTCGAAGACGATGAATACGACTTGTGCCCAGTGATTCTCGATGCCGGGACTGCCTGGACATACGTCTGGACCGCTGCGGCGTTGCCGGAGGAGTGGTACGCGGCCGACTTCGCTGCCACGCACCTGGCCGCATTCCTTCCGCGCTGCGCGCAGTGGCGTCGAGTCGAGTGA
- a CDS encoding TetR/AcrR family transcriptional regulator: MARPRRSDDTRQLLVEEGAAEFLANGYHGTGIKQVLDAVGVPKGSFYNYFDSKETFGRAVIDHHSLCIQRNLAAALGPAPDPMTGLKTFFTRQMDEFVESGYTGGCLIANLGAELEGSEVLRESLSAAFGIWRDGMAEALRQAQELGTVRADIDAAELADLLIESWEGAVIRMKIDRTLEPLHKCLRRLLDDYFRP; this comes from the coding sequence ATGGCCCGCCCTCGACGTAGCGACGACACCCGCCAACTCCTGGTGGAAGAGGGCGCGGCGGAGTTCCTGGCCAACGGCTATCACGGCACCGGCATCAAGCAGGTGCTGGATGCGGTCGGTGTCCCGAAGGGGTCGTTCTACAACTATTTCGACAGCAAAGAAACCTTCGGCCGAGCTGTGATCGACCATCACTCGCTGTGCATCCAGCGCAATCTGGCCGCCGCCCTGGGTCCCGCGCCGGATCCGATGACCGGTTTGAAGACCTTCTTCACCCGGCAGATGGACGAGTTCGTCGAATCCGGTTACACCGGTGGATGTTTGATCGCCAACCTCGGCGCGGAACTGGAGGGCAGCGAGGTCCTGCGTGAGTCGCTGTCGGCCGCGTTCGGAATCTGGCGCGACGGGATGGCCGAGGCGTTGCGTCAGGCGCAGGAACTCGGCACCGTTCGCGCGGATATCGATGCCGCCGAACTGGCCGACCTGCTGATCGAATCCTGGGAGGGCGCGGTGATCCGGATGAAGATCGATCGCACCCTCGAGCCGCTGCACAAGTGCCTGCGGCGATTACTGGACGACTACTTCCGGCCCTGA
- a CDS encoding SDR family NAD(P)-dependent oxidoreductase: MSIKTVIVTGSSSGIGRDIARGFVARGDNVVLNGRDPAKLAAVAEALDAPDQLAQVIGDIGSATTASELVRTAVERFGRVDVLVNNAGIFGAKPFVDVTEAELDRYLDSNLKGTYRTTQAVVRQFLRQGDGGSIVNIGTVLIDHALATLPASAALVSKGGVHALTTSLAAELAAERIRVNAVAPGIIRTPLFGDGDEKSSGRMALLNRIGEVSETTSAVLYLADAEFVTGHILPVDGGYISGRAA, from the coding sequence ATGTCAATCAAAACGGTCATCGTGACCGGGTCCTCGAGCGGAATCGGGCGCGATATCGCCCGCGGGTTCGTCGCCCGCGGCGACAACGTCGTGCTCAACGGTCGAGATCCCGCAAAGCTCGCCGCCGTCGCCGAAGCCCTGGACGCGCCGGATCAACTTGCTCAGGTGATCGGCGATATCGGTTCCGCGACAACCGCATCGGAGCTGGTGCGCACCGCCGTCGAACGGTTCGGACGCGTCGACGTCCTGGTCAACAACGCCGGAATCTTCGGCGCCAAACCCTTCGTCGATGTTACCGAGGCCGAACTCGATCGCTACCTCGACAGCAACCTGAAAGGCACCTATCGCACCACCCAGGCGGTCGTCCGCCAATTCCTGCGCCAAGGTGACGGCGGCAGCATCGTCAACATCGGCACCGTCCTGATCGATCACGCGCTCGCCACCCTGCCCGCCTCCGCGGCCCTGGTCAGCAAGGGCGGGGTACACGCCCTCACCACCAGCCTCGCCGCCGAACTGGCCGCCGAGCGGATCCGGGTGAACGCCGTCGCCCCGGGCATCATCCGCACACCCTTGTTCGGGGACGGCGACGAAAAGTCTTCCGGCCGAATGGCATTGCTGAACCGCATCGGCGAGGTATCGGAAACCACCTCGGCCGTCCTCTATCTCGCCGACGCCGAATTCGTCACCGGTCATATTCTTCCGGTAGACGGCGGATACATCTCCGGAAGGGCCGCGTAA
- a CDS encoding tautomerase family protein, translating into MPYVNIKVTDEGVTREQKAQLIKGVTDLLQDVLGKDPDTTYVVIDEVALSDWGVGGVDVEEWRRRRS; encoded by the coding sequence ATGCCGTACGTCAACATCAAAGTCACCGACGAGGGCGTCACCCGCGAGCAGAAGGCTCAGCTGATCAAAGGTGTCACCGACCTGCTTCAGGATGTGCTCGGGAAAGACCCCGACACCACCTACGTCGTGATCGACGAAGTCGCCTTGAGTGACTGGGGAGTCGGCGGCGTCGATGTCGAGGAGTGGCGCCGGCGCAGGTCCTGA
- the speD gene encoding adenosylmethionine decarboxylase, with amino-acid sequence MTADFTGWHVLAEFGGVDTALCDDLERLESALTESLIAAGVTICEVVHKKFDPQGVTVLALLSESHASIHTYPESGDIFVDVFTCGSIGAGATKAVELLRDKLEPEDVRMQVIQRGHGAEKIHEPVGEGLTRIWDLKKVIVDTHTPYQHMVIAETDQGVSLFSDEDRQSTEFSQLTYHEAMLVPGYVLAEKLDKVLIIGSGEGVASQMSAAAGASLVDHVDIDQLEVELCAEHLPYGYTEADLAAAVAHEGPIKMHYADGWDFLAKAEAAGTRYDMIIIDLPDERVEDAQHNRLYEDEFLRRCKSLLAEGGVLAAQAGCQTMWRNETLKRSWDRFHALFDTVVPYASDEHEWTFLFGVAKPIADPVAQMTERLATLPYRPETLDARALLRGSIEPYALRK; translated from the coding sequence ATGACGGCGGATTTCACCGGCTGGCATGTGCTGGCCGAGTTCGGTGGTGTCGACACAGCACTGTGCGACGATCTCGAACGACTCGAATCGGCGTTGACCGAGTCTCTGATCGCGGCGGGCGTCACCATCTGCGAAGTCGTACACAAGAAGTTCGATCCGCAGGGGGTGACCGTCCTCGCGCTGTTGTCGGAGTCTCACGCCTCGATTCACACTTATCCGGAGTCCGGCGACATTTTCGTCGACGTCTTCACCTGCGGCAGCATCGGTGCGGGCGCGACGAAGGCCGTCGAACTACTACGAGACAAACTCGAGCCCGAAGATGTGCGGATGCAGGTCATCCAGCGCGGGCACGGCGCCGAGAAGATCCACGAGCCGGTCGGCGAGGGGCTGACCCGGATCTGGGATCTCAAAAAGGTCATCGTCGACACGCACACGCCCTACCAGCACATGGTGATCGCCGAAACCGATCAGGGCGTCAGCCTGTTCTCCGACGAGGATCGCCAGTCCACCGAGTTCTCCCAGCTCACCTACCACGAGGCGATGCTCGTGCCGGGGTATGTGCTGGCCGAGAAGTTGGACAAGGTGCTGATCATCGGTTCCGGTGAAGGTGTCGCCTCGCAGATGTCGGCGGCGGCGGGCGCCTCGCTCGTCGATCATGTCGACATCGATCAGCTCGAGGTCGAGTTGTGCGCCGAGCACCTGCCCTACGGCTACACCGAGGCCGACCTGGCCGCGGCCGTCGCCCACGAGGGCCCGATCAAGATGCATTACGCCGACGGCTGGGACTTCCTGGCGAAGGCGGAGGCGGCGGGCACCCGGTACGACATGATCATCATCGATCTGCCGGACGAGCGGGTCGAGGACGCTCAGCACAACCGCCTCTACGAGGACGAGTTCTTGCGGCGCTGTAAGTCGCTGCTGGCCGAGGGCGGCGTGCTCGCCGCGCAGGCCGGCTGCCAGACCATGTGGCGCAACGAAACTCTGAAGCGTTCCTGGGACCGCTTCCACGCCCTGTTCGACACGGTGGTGCCCTACGCCAGCGACGAGCACGAGTGGACGTTCCTGTTCGGTGTCGCCAAGCCGATCGCGGATCCGGTCGCGCAGATGACCGAGCGCCTGGCGACATTGCCGTACCGTCCGGAAACCCTGGACGCGCGGGCGCTGCTGCGCGGCTCGATCGAACCGTACGCACTGCGCAAGTAA